A single region of the Selenomonas sp. oral taxon 920 genome encodes:
- a CDS encoding metal ABC transporter permease, translated as MELIYSVLDTLLPFAWMEYTFMKNALLAILLMTPLFGLLSTMVVSSRMAFFSDSLGHGAFTGIAVGALVGIFAPLTSLILFSVLFALLITYIKHRTAASADTVIGVFSSTAIAVGLMMMSHGGGFSKFSPLLIGDILSITPADLAGLLAVDALVFLGWVMLFNRLLLLSVNPSLARSRGICVFGIESLFAALLAVVVAVSIQWVGILIINALLVLPGAGARNIARSVKEYHLVSVMIAFVSGLVGLFSAYYLGIAAGAAIVAAAAVMFFLSLALRPHFQR; from the coding sequence ATGGAACTGATCTACAGCGTCCTCGATACGCTCCTGCCGTTTGCGTGGATGGAGTACACGTTCATGAAGAACGCACTCCTGGCGATTCTCCTCATGACCCCGCTCTTCGGGCTGCTCAGTACGATGGTAGTTTCAAGCCGCATGGCGTTCTTCTCGGACTCGCTCGGGCACGGGGCGTTCACCGGCATTGCTGTGGGCGCACTCGTCGGGATATTTGCGCCGCTTACGTCACTCATCCTCTTCTCCGTGCTGTTCGCACTCCTCATCACCTACATCAAACATCGAACGGCGGCATCAGCGGATACGGTCATCGGGGTGTTCTCCTCGACGGCAATTGCAGTCGGGCTCATGATGATGAGTCACGGCGGAGGCTTCTCGAAGTTCTCCCCGCTCCTCATCGGCGATATCCTGAGCATTACGCCCGCTGATCTTGCGGGACTTCTCGCAGTTGACGCTCTCGTTTTCCTCGGCTGGGTTATGCTCTTCAATCGGCTGCTGCTGCTCTCGGTGAATCCGTCGCTTGCGCGCAGTCGCGGTATCTGCGTCTTTGGCATCGAATCGCTCTTCGCCGCCCTGCTCGCCGTTGTCGTCGCCGTCAGCATCCAATGGGTCGGCATCCTCATCATCAATGCCCTGCTCGTGCTGCCGGGGGCTGGCGCGCGCAACATCGCGCGCAGTGTCAAGGAATATCATCTCGTGTCTGTCATGATTGCATTTGTCTCGGGGCTCGTCGGGCTGTTTTCGGCGTACTATCTTGGGATCGCAGCAGGGGCGGCGATTGTTGCGGCGGCTGCCGTGATGTTCTTCCTGTCGCTTGCCCTTCGTCCGCACTTTCAACGCTGA
- a CDS encoding metal ABC transporter ATP-binding protein produces the protein MLRHIFHHRGAAEGCAHFCCTKIEDFGVSFGTFEVFSHVSLHVHCGELTAIIGANGAGKSTLLRAILGEVPHTGSLRFVDADDRRIRPVIGYVPQYLRLDLSAPTTVMDLFMACLTARPVWLFPTRSLRPRIMKNLARVRAEHLIGRRLGALSGGELQRVLLALALDPMPNLLLLDEPVSGVDQSGLTLFYDIVGELRAQEDLAILLISHDLGMVARHADKVVLMEHGIAAAGTPCEVFAAPQMERIFGILPDLRHLEMRAAGEGEEGTVWN, from the coding sequence ATGCTCAGGCATATTTTTCATCACAGAGGTGCAGCGGAGGGCTGTGCACATTTCTGCTGCACTAAAATCGAGGACTTCGGCGTCTCCTTTGGGACGTTCGAAGTCTTTTCGCATGTCAGCCTGCATGTTCACTGCGGGGAGCTGACCGCCATCATCGGGGCAAACGGCGCGGGCAAGAGTACGCTCCTGCGTGCCATCCTCGGTGAAGTGCCGCATACGGGCAGTCTGCGCTTCGTCGATGCGGATGATCGGCGCATACGTCCCGTCATTGGCTATGTGCCGCAGTATCTGCGCCTCGATCTGAGTGCGCCGACGACAGTCATGGATCTCTTTATGGCATGCCTCACGGCACGCCCTGTCTGGCTCTTTCCAACGCGTTCCCTGCGCCCGCGCATCATGAAAAATCTTGCGCGCGTACGCGCAGAGCACTTGATTGGCCGCCGTCTCGGCGCGCTCTCGGGCGGGGAACTGCAGCGCGTTCTGCTCGCGCTTGCACTGGATCCGATGCCGAACCTCCTGCTCCTCGACGAGCCGGTATCGGGTGTCGATCAGAGCGGGCTCACGCTCTTTTATGACATTGTCGGAGAGCTGCGCGCACAGGAGGATCTCGCAATCCTACTGATCTCACACGATCTCGGCATGGTCGCACGCCATGCGGACAAGGTCGTTCTGATGGAGCACGGAATCGCGGCTGCGGGAACGCCGTGCGAGGTCTTTGCGGCTCCTCAGATGGAGCGGATATTTGGCATCCTGCCTGATCTCCGACATCTGGAGATGCGTGCGGCAGGCGAGGGAGAGGAGGGCACAGTATGGAACTGA
- a CDS encoding ABC transporter permease: MLRDIWTVFWRDWIVLRRRLTKYILSRMVSPLMFLIAFGWGLGRSIDVGTGSYLDFLVPGLLAMNSMNISFNSIISVHAERVYHKSLEEYLIAPIRPDAFVVGKVAGAVVRGLISSAIIVVLSYLFGAHFMITPLFLLVLALNCMIFAEIGFLAAMYISTYEEMSQVNLYVLLPMSFLCGTFFATAALPDVVRWIVEVLPLTHTSHLLRSIGGTGEFSMLSLVVVVGYAVLGIAAGTWKFRRLTD; encoded by the coding sequence ATGCTGCGGGATATCTGGACGGTGTTCTGGCGTGATTGGATCGTTCTGCGCCGCCGTCTGACGAAATACATTCTGAGCCGCATGGTCTCGCCGCTCATGTTTCTCATCGCGTTTGGCTGGGGGCTCGGACGCAGTATCGATGTGGGCACGGGCTCGTATCTGGACTTTCTCGTGCCGGGACTTCTCGCGATGAACTCAATGAACATCAGCTTTAACAGCATCATCTCCGTGCATGCGGAACGCGTTTATCACAAGAGTCTTGAGGAGTACCTGATTGCGCCGATTCGCCCCGACGCATTTGTTGTCGGCAAAGTGGCAGGGGCCGTCGTGCGGGGGCTGATTTCATCGGCGATCATCGTGGTGCTGAGCTATCTGTTCGGCGCACATTTTATGATTACGCCGCTGTTTCTCCTCGTGCTTGCGCTGAACTGCATGATCTTCGCGGAGATTGGATTCCTCGCGGCGATGTATATCTCCACCTACGAAGAGATGAGCCAGGTCAACCTCTATGTGCTCCTGCCGATGTCGTTTCTCTGCGGGACGTTCTTCGCGACAGCGGCACTGCCGGATGTCGTGCGTTGGATTGTGGAAGTGCTGCCGCTCACGCATACGAGCCATCTCCTGCGCAGCATCGGGGGAACAGGGGAGTTCTCCATGCTCTCACTTGTTGTCGTTGTTGGCTATGCGGTGCTCGGCATCGCAGCGGGAACGTGGAAGTTCCGTCGGCTGACGGATTAG
- a CDS encoding ABC transporter ATP-binding protein, with translation MEPMMIEMEDLVKKFPHTNAAKEKTWKTAVAGISLSVRHGEVFGLLGPNGAGKTTIIRMLTMQTQPTSGVIRIGGADIRRDPRVVKERIGVVPQHVNFDQELTCWENMELHARLHHMGHAERTARIEELLAEMELTEVRNDNVRRLSGGMKRRLLIARALIHRPQVLFLDEPTVALDPQIRRHIWDLVREIARGGVTVLLTTHYIEEAEALCDRVSIINKGVLVDVQTPRAFCENLGSYAVEWDEEGGRAYQFFHTREEARVHARMLEEQMQRVLLRPTNLEDVFIELTGRKEGL, from the coding sequence ATGGAACCGATGATGATTGAGATGGAGGATCTCGTCAAGAAATTTCCGCATACGAATGCGGCAAAGGAAAAGACGTGGAAAACGGCAGTTGCAGGGATCTCCCTCTCCGTCCGTCACGGTGAGGTGTTTGGACTGCTCGGTCCGAACGGTGCAGGGAAGACGACGATCATCCGTATGCTCACGATGCAGACGCAGCCGACGAGCGGCGTGATCCGTATCGGCGGTGCGGACATCCGCCGTGATCCGCGTGTTGTCAAGGAGCGGATCGGTGTGGTGCCGCAGCATGTGAATTTCGATCAGGAGCTCACCTGTTGGGAGAATATGGAGCTGCACGCGCGTCTGCATCACATGGGACACGCGGAGCGCACGGCGCGGATAGAGGAACTGCTTGCAGAGATGGAGCTGACCGAGGTGCGCAACGACAATGTGCGCCGCCTCTCCGGCGGGATGAAGCGTCGGCTGCTCATCGCACGCGCACTGATCCACCGTCCGCAGGTGCTCTTTTTGGATGAGCCGACGGTGGCGCTTGACCCTCAGATTCGCCGTCATATCTGGGATCTCGTGCGCGAGATCGCTAGGGGCGGTGTGACCGTGCTTCTGACGACGCACTACATCGAGGAGGCAGAGGCACTCTGTGACCGCGTGTCCATCATCAATAAGGGTGTGCTTGTCGATGTGCAGACACCGCGTGCGTTCTGTGAGAATTTGGGGTCATATGCTGTGGAGTGGGATGAGGAGGGCGGCCGCGCCTATCAGTTTTTCCACACACGTGAGGAAGCGCGTGTTCATGCGCGTATGCTTGAGGAGCAGATGCAGCGCGTTCTCCTGCGCCCGACGAATCTCGAGGATGTATTCATCGAGCTGACGGGACGAAAGGAGGGACTTTGA
- a CDS encoding Gfo/Idh/MocA family protein — translation MKIAIVGTGMIAREALIALRQVGNVEVKTICARPHSREKAEALAREFGVPQTVTDYEAMLAAHEADVVYLGIVNSAHFSYARAAIEAGWHVIVEKPFTSTLAEAEELIARARAAGCYLFEAVTPLFLPNYLGILSALPQLGLIRLVQANFSQYSSRYERYLARDVAPAFDPVLSGGALYDLNVYNLALIVALFGRPQSASYTANIGFNGIDTSGVLTLRYDGFVATAAAAKDSSSPSFFLIQGESGWIRADGTPNELTSFTVGLRGKEPKTYALNKYEHRMVHEFEAIREIFERKDYLRVEEGLRTSRTVMAVMEKARLVAGIQFRAD, via the coding sequence ATGAAGATAGCGATTGTCGGTACGGGAATGATTGCGCGGGAGGCACTCATTGCCCTGCGTCAGGTGGGAAATGTCGAGGTGAAAACAATCTGTGCGCGCCCGCACAGTCGGGAGAAAGCGGAGGCATTGGCGCGTGAGTTCGGTGTCCCGCAGACGGTGACGGACTACGAGGCAATGCTTGCGGCACATGAGGCGGACGTTGTCTACCTCGGCATTGTGAACAGCGCGCATTTCTCGTATGCACGTGCGGCGATTGAGGCGGGCTGGCACGTCATCGTGGAAAAACCCTTTACCTCGACGCTCGCAGAGGCGGAGGAGCTGATCGCGCGTGCGCGTGCAGCAGGGTGCTATCTGTTCGAGGCAGTGACACCGCTCTTCCTGCCAAACTATCTCGGGATCTTGTCCGCGCTCCCGCAGCTCGGACTCATTCGCCTCGTGCAGGCAAATTTCTCGCAGTACTCGAGCCGCTACGAGCGCTATCTCGCGCGCGACGTGGCGCCGGCGTTTGATCCTGTGCTTTCGGGCGGGGCACTTTATGACCTGAATGTCTACAACCTTGCGCTCATCGTCGCGCTCTTCGGGCGTCCGCAGTCCGCCTCCTACACCGCGAATATCGGCTTCAACGGGATTGATACCTCGGGAGTGCTGACGCTGCGCTATGATGGCTTTGTTGCAACGGCGGCGGCGGCAAAGGACAGTTCGAGCCCGTCCTTCTTCCTGATTCAGGGGGAGTCGGGGTGGATTCGTGCGGACGGTACACCGAACGAACTCACATCCTTTACAGTCGGACTGCGCGGCAAGGAGCCGAAGACGTATGCGCTGAACAAGTATGAACATCGTATGGTGCACGAGTTCGAGGCAATACGGGAGATCTTTGAACGCAAGGACTATCTGCGTGTGGAGGAGGGGCTCCGAACCTCGCGGACGGTGATGGCGGTGATGGAGAAGGCGCGTTTGGTGGCGGGCATCCAGTTTCGGGCGGATTGA
- a CDS encoding sirohydrochlorin cobaltochelatase, producing the protein MKNWKKMLVASLACSAVLGFSYSPAEAAYELNPEVKTATPALMEASEIGVLKYDNPQMRNYTNKDAIVVASFGTTFKETREKTIEATVRDIQAAHPGVKVVTAFTSHIIIDRIEKNEGKKYPTPEEALTQLKADGYSRVALVSLDVIPGMEYSYVKAVFNEYKEQFKTMTCGTSLMYWQGQEEQSDDVAEFIKAVSSQFPKLGKDEALLLMAHGTPHVSNAYYSVIQAKLDALGYKNVYVYTVEGWPSLEDVVPKLNNANVKTVTLMPIMMVAGDHAHNDMAGKDSDSHKSILESKGFKVNTYLHGLGENKNIRAAFVERANDAWDALQGNKDADADHLKIMK; encoded by the coding sequence ATGAAGAATTGGAAGAAAATGCTGGTCGCATCCCTTGCCTGCTCAGCTGTTCTGGGCTTTTCCTACAGCCCTGCGGAGGCCGCGTATGAGCTGAACCCCGAGGTGAAGACGGCAACACCGGCACTCATGGAGGCGTCTGAGATCGGTGTCCTGAAGTATGATAATCCGCAGATGCGGAACTACACGAACAAGGATGCCATCGTCGTGGCGAGCTTCGGCACGACGTTCAAGGAGACGCGTGAAAAGACGATTGAGGCAACCGTGCGTGACATTCAGGCGGCCCATCCGGGTGTGAAGGTTGTGACGGCATTCACCTCCCACATTATCATCGACCGTATCGAAAAGAATGAGGGAAAGAAGTATCCGACCCCCGAGGAGGCGCTGACACAACTCAAGGCAGACGGCTACTCGCGTGTGGCTCTCGTCTCGCTTGATGTCATCCCGGGCATGGAGTACTCCTATGTCAAGGCCGTGTTCAATGAGTATAAAGAACAGTTCAAGACGATGACCTGCGGGACATCGCTTATGTACTGGCAGGGGCAGGAAGAGCAGTCGGATGACGTTGCGGAGTTCATCAAGGCCGTCTCCAGCCAGTTCCCGAAGCTTGGCAAGGATGAGGCTCTCCTCCTCATGGCACACGGCACACCGCACGTTTCCAATGCTTACTATTCCGTGATTCAGGCGAAGCTCGATGCGCTCGGATATAAGAATGTCTACGTCTACACGGTTGAGGGGTGGCCGAGTCTCGAGGATGTCGTTCCGAAGCTCAACAATGCGAATGTCAAGACAGTAACGCTCATGCCGATTATGATGGTTGCGGGCGATCATGCACACAACGATATGGCGGGCAAAGATTCGGATTCGCACAAGAGTATTCTTGAGAGCAAGGGCTTTAAGGTGAATACCTATCTGCACGGTCTCGGCGAGAACAAGAATATTCGGGCTGCATTTGTAGAGCGCGCGAATGATGCGTGGGATGCTCTGCAGGGGAACAAGGATGCAGACGCAGATCATCTCAAAATCATGAAGTAA
- a CDS encoding vWA domain-containing protein: protein MWKKIYSAVLACLLCMAFAAVGAAETAKEMPLSAEKPERIELVLILDKSGSMSGLESDTIGGFNAMIEKQKALAVPVRVTTVLFNDEVDMLYERKDIHFVKPLMAKEYEVGGTTALLDAVGATILRMEQRGVSEREGTKVIFVIITDGMENASTEFTKPKVKQLISDKQEKAGWDFVYLGANIDAVEEADAIGVKKANAVTYRNTESGVRANYDAVSAFVEETAEPSTAEKGRWRSRVEEDTSK from the coding sequence ATGTGGAAGAAAATTTATTCTGCTGTCCTTGCCTGTCTGCTGTGCATGGCATTTGCAGCAGTCGGCGCGGCGGAGACGGCAAAGGAGATGCCGCTGTCTGCCGAGAAGCCGGAGCGCATCGAGCTTGTGCTGATCCTCGATAAGAGTGGATCGATGTCGGGGCTGGAGTCCGACACGATTGGCGGCTTTAATGCCATGATCGAGAAACAGAAAGCACTCGCCGTTCCCGTGCGTGTGACGACGGTTCTCTTTAACGATGAGGTGGATATGCTCTACGAGCGCAAGGATATTCATTTCGTAAAACCACTGATGGCGAAGGAGTACGAGGTAGGCGGTACGACGGCACTGCTCGATGCCGTGGGGGCGACGATCCTGCGAATGGAGCAGAGGGGCGTCTCGGAGCGCGAGGGAACAAAGGTGATCTTCGTCATCATCACGGATGGAATGGAGAACGCGAGCACGGAGTTCACTAAGCCGAAGGTCAAACAGCTGATTTCGGACAAGCAGGAAAAGGCGGGCTGGGACTTTGTCTACCTCGGTGCGAACATCGACGCGGTGGAGGAGGCGGATGCGATCGGCGTGAAAAAGGCGAATGCCGTGACCTATCGGAACACGGAGTCCGGTGTCCGCGCGAACTATGATGCCGTTTCCGCATTTGTCGAAGAGACAGCAGAGCCCTCGACGGCAGAGAAGGGGCGTTGGCGTTCCCGTGTGGAAGAGGACACGTCAAAATAA
- the sigH gene encoding RNA polymerase sporulation sigma factor SigH, producing MIFYGDKQKSMLDEEQAVPDDLEPVELDAEDEELEDTAAENSIYDGCSDEELLAYIRTAEGDEALDYLINKYRNFVRSKARSYFLIGADREDIVQEGMIGFFKAIRDYREDKLSSFRAFAELCVTRQIITAIKTATRQKHIPLNSYVSLNKPIYDEDSDRTLLDVLSGARISDPEELVISHEEFIDIEQKMEEILSDLEWRVLMSYLDGKSYQEIAVDLHRQVKSIDNALQRVKRKLEKYMESRGDDLDIGTVYRGLTTINRGTRTSEEE from the coding sequence ATGATTTTTTACGGCGATAAGCAAAAGTCCATGTTGGATGAGGAGCAGGCGGTTCCGGATGACCTGGAGCCTGTCGAACTCGATGCTGAGGACGAGGAGCTTGAGGACACTGCCGCAGAAAACAGCATCTATGACGGCTGCAGTGATGAGGAACTGCTTGCGTACATCCGCACTGCCGAGGGCGATGAGGCGCTCGACTATCTCATCAACAAGTACCGTAATTTCGTGCGCTCCAAAGCGCGTTCCTATTTCCTGATTGGTGCAGATCGTGAGGACATCGTACAGGAGGGCATGATCGGCTTCTTCAAGGCGATTCGCGACTACCGCGAGGATAAATTATCGTCCTTCCGTGCGTTTGCCGAGCTCTGTGTTACGCGCCAGATTATCACGGCGATCAAGACGGCGACGCGGCAGAAGCACATTCCTCTGAACTCCTATGTATCACTGAACAAGCCCATCTATGACGAGGACTCCGACCGTACGCTGCTCGATGTGCTCTCGGGCGCACGCATCAGCGATCCCGAGGAGCTTGTGATCAGCCACGAGGAATTCATTGACATCGAACAGAAAATGGAGGAGATCCTGAGCGACCTTGAATGGCGCGTACTCATGAGCTATCTCGACGGCAAATCCTATCAGGAGATCGCCGTCGATCTGCACCGTCAGGTGAAATCCATCGACAATGCACTTCAGCGTGTGAAGCGCAAACTGGAGAAATACATGGAGTCGCGCGGCGACGATCTCGATATCGGTACCGTTTACCGCGGACTTACAACAATCAATCGTGGAACACGTACGTCGGAGGAGGAATAG
- the pyrR gene encoding bifunctional pyr operon transcriptional regulator/uracil phosphoribosyltransferase PyrR: MTQFREKAVLMDDDGIRRALMRISHEIVEKNKGTENLVLVGIRTRGVPIAARIAAEIARIEQRELPRGVLDITLYRDDLNELSYQPIVHPTEMPLDITGKTVILVDDVLYTGRTIRAAMNALLDIGRPRTIQLAVLIDRGHRELPIRADYVGKNVPTAALEDVSVMLRDTDEEEKVVIRERL, translated from the coding sequence ATGACACAGTTCAGGGAAAAGGCAGTGCTCATGGATGACGACGGCATTCGGCGTGCACTTATGCGAATCTCACATGAGATTGTAGAGAAGAACAAAGGAACGGAAAATCTCGTGCTCGTTGGAATCCGTACGCGCGGTGTTCCCATTGCCGCACGCATTGCCGCCGAGATCGCGCGCATCGAACAGCGTGAGCTGCCGCGCGGCGTGCTCGATATCACGCTCTACCGCGATGATCTCAACGAACTGTCCTATCAGCCCATCGTGCATCCTACGGAGATGCCGCTGGATATCACGGGCAAGACGGTCATTCTCGTGGACGATGTACTCTATACGGGACGAACGATCCGCGCGGCTATGAATGCACTGCTCGACATCGGGCGTCCGCGCACGATTCAGCTTGCTGTACTCATCGACCGCGGGCACAGGGAACTGCCCATCCGCGCGGACTACGTCGGCAAGAACGTCCCGACCGCCGCACTGGAGGATGTGTCCGTGATGCTTCGGGATACGGATGAAGAAGAAAAGGTTGTCATTCGCGAGCGCCTGTGA
- a CDS encoding RluA family pseudouridine synthase gives MSSSFTADCTGERLDRALVRQLPDLSRSYAQRLIEDGRVTVDGTVRKANYKLRGGEEIIYTLPPAEEVEICAEDIPLDVLYEDADIIIVNKARGMVVHPAAGIYTGTLVNALLWHCQDLSGINGALRPGIVHRLDKDTSGVMVAAKNDMAHHFLARQIRDKEAQRTYRAVVHGNIVPRAGVITGDIGRHPTDRKKMAIVRENGKPATTHFEVLERFGDYTYVSCRLETGRTHQIRVHMTSIGHPLVGDTKYTAKKNPFAISGQALHSLTLRLTHPRTRAEMEFTAPLPADMEEILRVLHQ, from the coding sequence ATGAGCAGTTCATTTACCGCAGATTGTACGGGGGAGCGGCTGGATCGTGCGCTCGTGCGGCAGCTGCCGGATCTCTCGCGCAGCTATGCGCAGCGCCTCATTGAGGATGGGCGGGTCACGGTGGACGGCACGGTGCGTAAGGCGAACTACAAACTGCGCGGCGGAGAGGAGATCATCTATACGCTGCCGCCCGCCGAAGAGGTGGAGATTTGTGCAGAGGACATCCCTCTTGACGTGCTCTATGAGGATGCGGACATCATCATCGTCAACAAGGCACGAGGCATGGTGGTTCACCCTGCTGCGGGCATCTATACGGGAACGCTGGTCAATGCGCTGCTCTGGCACTGTCAGGATCTCTCCGGCATCAACGGCGCGCTGCGTCCCGGCATCGTGCACCGCCTCGACAAGGATACCTCGGGCGTTATGGTCGCGGCAAAAAATGACATGGCACATCACTTTCTCGCGCGCCAGATTCGGGATAAGGAGGCACAGCGCACATACCGCGCTGTTGTGCACGGCAATATCGTCCCGCGTGCGGGCGTAATTACGGGGGATATTGGACGGCATCCGACCGACCGCAAGAAGATGGCGATTGTACGCGAGAATGGAAAGCCCGCGACCACGCATTTTGAAGTGTTGGAGCGGTTCGGCGACTATACCTATGTTTCCTGCCGTCTCGAGACGGGGCGAACCCATCAGATCCGCGTCCATATGACGAGCATCGGGCATCCGCTCGTCGGCGATACGAAATACACGGCGAAGAAGAACCCCTTTGCGATTTCGGGACAGGCGCTGCACTCGCTGACTCTTCGTCTCACGCATCCGCGCACGCGGGCGGAGATGGAGTTCACAGCACCGCTCCCCGCAGATATGGAGGAGATTCTGCGAGTGCTGCACCAGTAA
- the lspA gene encoding signal peptidase II: protein MSGRVQAAVSFLGILLIDQLVKYYVEQTMLPGESIPVAAPFFHITFVLNPGAAFGIFRDQQWLFLATALAFFAVFAAFYERLYRSGSLIHFGSVALAAGAVSNLIDRIRLGHVVDFFDFRIWPVFNIADIAIVLGTAAVLWALFVQKKEIR, encoded by the coding sequence ATGAGCGGACGTGTACAAGCCGCAGTTTCTTTCTTGGGTATTTTACTGATCGATCAGCTCGTGAAATACTATGTGGAACAGACGATGCTGCCGGGGGAGAGCATCCCTGTTGCAGCCCCGTTTTTTCATATCACATTCGTCCTCAATCCGGGGGCGGCATTTGGAATCTTCCGCGATCAGCAGTGGCTCTTTCTCGCGACGGCACTCGCGTTCTTCGCAGTCTTTGCCGCGTTCTATGAGCGCCTGTACCGCAGCGGCAGCCTCATTCACTTCGGCAGCGTCGCACTCGCAGCGGGAGCTGTGAGCAATCTGATCGACCGCATCCGGCTTGGGCACGTTGTGGATTTCTTTGACTTTCGCATATGGCCCGTGTTCAACATCGCAGACATCGCCATCGTCCTCGGAACGGCAGCAGTTCTCTGGGCACTCTTTGTGCAGAAGAAGGAAATTCGATGA
- a CDS encoding DivIVA domain-containing protein, with product MLTPMDIHAKDFGRSFRGFNEAEVNDFLNEVMQAYADVIDEKERLQADLARAKETIEDFRRIEQSMRETIAAAQKTAEDMTASAKRNAELTIETAAKEAQNIRREAALQAKAQLDEAADKVRAVVAEYERLVREKHKFLRRMKGNVQAELALIEDAIAEMPDTAAEKQAEKERAAERSEQQEDS from the coding sequence GTGCTGACACCGATGGATATACATGCGAAGGATTTTGGGAGAAGCTTTCGCGGATTCAATGAGGCAGAGGTCAACGACTTCCTGAACGAAGTCATGCAGGCATATGCCGATGTGATTGATGAGAAGGAACGCCTGCAGGCGGATCTCGCACGTGCAAAGGAGACGATTGAGGACTTCCGGCGCATCGAGCAGAGTATGCGCGAGACTATCGCGGCGGCACAGAAAACCGCCGAGGACATGACGGCGAGCGCGAAGCGGAATGCTGAACTCACAATCGAGACGGCTGCCAAGGAGGCGCAGAATATACGCCGTGAGGCAGCGCTTCAGGCGAAAGCACAACTCGATGAGGCGGCGGACAAGGTACGTGCGGTTGTAGCGGAGTACGAACGCCTTGTGCGGGAGAAGCATAAATTTCTGCGCCGCATGAAGGGAAATGTGCAGGCGGAGCTTGCGCTCATTGAGGACGCAATCGCGGAGATGCCTGACACGGCAGCGGAGAAACAGGCGGAAAAAGAGCGTGCTGCAGAGCGCAGTGAGCAGCAGGAGGACAGTTGA
- a CDS encoding YlmH family RNA-binding protein: protein MAEQQKERILRFYRGTEGEETAMRLLDLTEAVVKTVKFRISPFLDPYGQEIAEIICAAYDDVQLDFDGGYAGAERQRAMLRHRDFAGRPDGFAIACVEAAWNGQFARLTHRDVLGAVMGLGIERELIGDILPAPDTAKIICDAKIADFIVTNLTMIGAVGVKAVLSRLEEIAPREERTKEIRATVASLRLDSIVAAGFGISRSRAADDIAADKVKLNWQSAASASKTIKEGDVLSMRGRGRVEVTEVRGQTKKGRTVVVLNRFF from the coding sequence ATGGCAGAGCAGCAGAAAGAGCGGATTCTTCGCTTTTATCGCGGGACGGAGGGCGAGGAGACGGCGATGCGCCTCCTGGATCTCACAGAGGCGGTCGTAAAGACGGTAAAATTCCGGATCAGTCCCTTTCTCGATCCCTACGGGCAGGAGATCGCGGAGATCATCTGTGCTGCCTATGACGATGTGCAGCTTGACTTTGACGGCGGCTATGCGGGCGCGGAGCGCCAGCGTGCCATGCTGCGCCATCGGGATTTCGCGGGGCGTCCGGACGGCTTTGCGATTGCCTGTGTGGAGGCGGCGTGGAACGGACAGTTCGCGCGCCTCACGCATCGTGACGTGCTCGGTGCCGTCATGGGTCTTGGGATCGAGCGGGAACTCATTGGGGACATCCTGCCTGCGCCGGATACAGCAAAGATTATCTGTGACGCAAAGATTGCAGATTTTATCGTAACCAATCTGACGATGATCGGTGCGGTCGGCGTCAAGGCAGTTCTTTCGAGGTTGGAGGAGATCGCGCCGCGTGAGGAGCGAACAAAGGAGATCCGTGCGACGGTGGCCTCTCTGCGGCTCGACTCCATTGTTGCAGCGGGCTTTGGAATCTCGCGCAGCCGCGCGGCGGACGACATTGCGGCGGACAAGGTGAAGCTCAACTGGCAGAGTGCAGCGAGCGCGTCCAAGACGATCAAGGAGGGGGATGTACTCTCCATGCGCGGCCGCGGGCGTGTCGAGGTGACCGAGGTGCGCGGGCAGACGAAGAAGGGGCGTACGGTCGTCGTATTGAACCGGTTCTTCTGA